Genomic DNA from uncultured Desulfuromusa sp.:
AAGCTGGTCTTTATCGACAGAAGCGTCATCCCTGCCATCCTGATCTTCTGCCGTGGGACCAACGGCAACGTTACCAAAGATGGTTGGAAACAGAACGATTCCCTTTGTACGCGCAGTTGGGACCGGCAAAATTACAGAATCCAGCAATTTACTAGCGGCTTTATCAAAAATGACAAACTGTCCCTTACGCGGTTTGATTGTAAAATCACTGGCTCCCAGGACTTTTTGGTTAAGAATATCGCCATAGAGCCCTGCGCAATTGATAACATAGTTTGCTTGCACTTCTCCTCTTGGCGTCGTGAGTCGCCAGGTGCTGCCATCGAAATCGCCGCCGATAATCTCTGCATTAAACAGAGCTTTACCACCGTTCTCCAAAGCTTGTTGCAGGTAAGCCAGAGGGGTAGACCAAGGATCGATAACGTATTCGCGGGGAACAGCAATAGCCGAGCGGATATTTTTTCCGAGCTGAGGTTCGCGTTCAAGAACTTCCTTTTGACTCAGAAGCTGCAGATCATGAACTTGATTGTCTTGTCCTTTTTTCAGAATGTCGGCAAATTTTGCTTCCTGTTCTTCAGTCCAGGCGGCGATTAAAGCCCCGGTTTTCAGAAGTGGAAGGTTGAAATCCTTATAGCACTCAAGGTACTCGCGGTAGCCGTTTTGAACGCATTCCCACTCTAAAGATCCAACGGGTGCATCAAAACCGGTATGGAGAATTGCACTGTTCCCCTTGCTGGCTCCGGAAAGAATGTCAGATCCTTTTTCAATCAAGACGATTGAAGTTCCTTCTAGTGCAAGCTTACGAGCAACCGCACAGCCAACAACTCCTCCACCGATGATCGCAATCTGAGCACGGGCAATGACTTGATTGTGGTCAGGAGATCCGCTTTGTTGTTTTTGAATGTCCATGACTGAATAGTATCTAAAAATGACTGAACAGTCAAAGTGAAATATTTAAAAACCAACCCAATGATGATTTTTGACGTGGTGCATCTGTTGTAAAGTAAAATGACTAGCTTGCAATAATAACATTGATTTTAGCTTTAAGAAGAGTTGCATATAATTCTTCAGGCGGGGCAATGTCGCAGACAAGGTTTGTTATTCGCGAGAGACTGCAGACTTCAAATGAAGCAATTTTATTAAATTTAGAGCTATCGATCAGTATTGTCAGGTGTTCCGCTTGTGCAATCATCGCACGAGCAAGTTGAGCCTCTTCGATGCTGAAATCCATGACACCGGTGCGGGTATCTAGGGCACCGGCAGTCAAAATTGCATGATGGGCTCGGAACGATTGTAATTGGGTGATAGCCATACTTCCAACCGTTTGACGATTGTCGCCATGAAACTCTCCGCCAAGGAGAAAAACTCGAGAGGAGGATGGGTCTAAGCTCATTGTTTTGGCAATTTGGGTTGAGTTTGTTACGACTGTCAGGCCATGGATTGCCGCAAGTTTCTCAGCAAAAATATAAGGTTGTGGAGCCGGTATCG
This window encodes:
- a CDS encoding DeoR/GlpR family DNA-binding transcription regulator, translated to MPAPQPYIFAEKLAAIHGLTVVTNSTQIAKTMSLDPSSSRVFLLGGEFHGDNRQTVGSMAITQLQSFRAHHAILTAGALDTRTGVMDFSIEEAQLARAMIAQAEHLTILIDSSKFNKIASFEVCSLSRITNLVCDIAPPEELYATLLKAKINVIIAS
- a CDS encoding NAD(P)/FAD-dependent oxidoreductase, which produces MDIQKQQSGSPDHNQVIARAQIAIIGGGVVGCAVARKLALEGTSIVLIEKGSDILSGASKGNSAILHTGFDAPVGSLEWECVQNGYREYLECYKDFNLPLLKTGALIAAWTEEQEAKFADILKKGQDNQVHDLQLLSQKEVLEREPQLGKNIRSAIAVPREYVIDPWSTPLAYLQQALENGGKALFNAEIIGGDFDGSTWRLTTPRGEVQANYVINCAGLYGDILNQKVLGASDFTIKPRKGQFVIFDKAASKLLDSVILPVPTARTKGIVLFPTIFGNVAVGPTAEDQDGRDDASVDKDQLQALQQQAIEKIPALANIPVTATFAGIRPATEKSEYRVSYEQDQNWITLGGIRSTGLTSSLGLAQHVHHLLSQQGVTFVPKVKTKIPTVPNLAECSPRDYEKQGYGEIVCHCEMVTDREINAALAGPLPAGSIAGLKRRTRVTMGRCQGFYCSARLAELTKGKFADSIDTGNADG